CGCGCCGCAAGAAGCAGGAGCAGGACAGCCGCAACCAGCAGCGCGCCGACGAGGAGCGCCAGGCCCGCTTGCGCGCCGAGAACTGCAGCCAGGCCCGCCAGCAGATCGCCACGCTGGACAGCGGCCAGCGCATGGTGCGCATCACGCCCCAGGGCGAGCGCGTGGTGATCGACGACAACATGCGGGCCGCCGACCTGCAGCGCGCCCGCGCCGCCGCCGAGGCCAACTGCCGCTGAGCCCAGGCTTTGGCCGTGCCAGCGCCCGGCCCAAGCCAGCGCCTGGCGCGCGCTCAGCCCGCCTTCAGGCGCCGCTGCGCCCGCTTCAGGCCATCGCGCCGGTAGCGCAGGCGCCGCGCCTCCTTCGGATCGACCGTCAGCCCCCGGCTGAGCTCGATGCGGTCGCCGTCGCGCAGCGGCGCATCCAGCGGCGCCGCGCGGTTCCACACGCTCAGGGCCAGCGCCAGCAACCCGTCAGCGCCCAGGCGCCCGGCCCAGCCGCTGGCGCGCAGCGCATCGGCCACTGTGGCGCCTGCCGGCAGGCGCAGCGCCAGGCGCCAGACATCGTGCGGCGCCGCGGCGTGGACCAGCAGCACGCCGATCTCGCCGCCCACCGGCACGGCCGGCTCAGCGCTCACCGTAGACCTGCTCGGCGCGGCGCACGAACGAATCGACAAAGGTGTTGGCCACCTTGTCGAACACCGGGCTCAGCACGCTCTCGAAGGCGCGGTTGGCAAAGGCGTAGGTCAGCTCGAACTCCACCTTGCAGGCCGGTGGCTGGCCCTCGGCGCCCAGCGGCGCAAACCGCCACTGGCCATCGAGCAGCGAAAACGGGCCGTCCACCAGCTTCATGTCCACCCGCTGGTCGGCCACATGGATGTTGCGCGTGGTGAACGCATGGCGCAGGCCGGCAAACTGCAGGTGCAGACGCACGGTGGGACCCTGCGCGTCCTGCGACAGCAGATCGGCACGCTCGCACCAGGGCAAAAAGGCCGGATAGGCCTCCACCTGGGTCACCAGCGCATACATCTCGCTGGCCGAGTACCACAACAGAACCGACTTCTTCACGTGCTTCATACAATGGGGCAAATTCTAGGGGCCGCCCGACGCCACAGTCGCGCGGCCCTGTTCATTGGCCAACATGTCCCTGCCCACCCCCTACCGCACCAGCGCGCGCCAAGACCAGCCTCGGGTGAATCCCAAGGATCTGAAGCCCTCGGCGCCGATCGCCGAGAACCGCCGTGCCCGCTACGACTACCACATCGAAGAGCGGCACGAGGCCGGCATGGTGCTCGATGGCTGGGAGATCAAGGCCATCCGCGCCGGCCAGGTGCAGCTCACCGACGGCTATGTGGTCATCAAGAACGGCGAGCTGTTCCTGATCGGCTGCCGCATCAACGCGCTGCGCTCGGCCTCCACCCACGTGGTGCCCGAACCCGACCGCACCAAGAAGCTGCTGATGCACAAGCAGGAGATCCGCCGCCTGGTCGGCAAGGTCGAGCAACGCGGCTTCACGCTGGTGCCGTTGAACCTGCACTACAAGGGCGGGCGGGTGAAGGTGGAGATCGCGCTGGCCAAGGGCAAGGCCCAGCATGACAAGCGCGACGACCAGAAGGACAAGGACTGGAAGCGCGAGCAGGGCCGGCTGATGCGCCAGCGCGTCGGCACCAGCACCTAGCGCCTGTTCACACGAGGCTCAGCCCCAGCGGGGCTGGCGCTTGTCGATGAAGGCCTGCACGCCCTCGAGCGCGCTGTCGTCCATCATGTTGCAGGCCATGGTCTTGACCGCGTCGTCGTAGGCCGCGGCAATGCCGGTTTCGAGCTGGCGATAGAACAAGGCCTTGCCCATGGCCAGCGCCACGCGCGGCTTGGCCACGATGCTGGCCGCCAGCGCCTGCACCTCGGCGGCCAGCTGCGCGGGTGGCACCACACGGTTGACCAGGCCGCGCTCGCAGGCCTGGGCAGCACTGATGAAGGCGCCGGTGACCAGCATCTCGAAGGCCTGCTTGCGCGGCAGGTTGCGGCTGAGCGCCACGCTGGGCGTGGCGCAGAACAGGCCCAGGTTGACGCCGCTGACCGCAAACCGCGCGTCGTCGGCCGCCACCGCCAGATCGCACATGCCCACCAGCTGGCAGCCGGCAGCGGTGGCAATGCCCTGCACCTGGGCGATCACCGGCACCGGCAGGCGCTGCAGGCTCAGCATCACGCGGCCGCACTGGGCAAACAGGCCCTCGTAGTAGGCCTGCGAGGGCGCGGCTCGCATCTCCTTCAGATCGTGCCCGGCGCAAAAGGCCTTGCCCGCGGCGGCGATCACCACCACCCGCGCCCGCGCCTCGCCGGCCACCGCATCCAGCTCGGTCTGCAGCGCCAGCAGCATGGCCTCGCTG
This portion of the Aquabacterium sp. OR-4 genome encodes:
- a CDS encoding enoyl-CoA hydratase, with the translated sequence MLTTDEPLLLRHDDDQGVITLTLNRPQAFNSLSEAMLLALQTELDAVAGEARARVVVIAAAGKAFCAGHDLKEMRAAPSQAYYEGLFAQCGRVMLSLQRLPVPVIAQVQGIATAAGCQLVGMCDLAVAADDARFAVSGVNLGLFCATPSVALSRNLPRKQAFEMLVTGAFISAAQACERGLVNRVVPPAQLAAEVQALAASIVAKPRVALAMGKALFYRQLETGIAAAYDDAVKTMACNMMDDSALEGVQAFIDKRQPRWG
- the smpB gene encoding SsrA-binding protein SmpB, whose product is MSLPTPYRTSARQDQPRVNPKDLKPSAPIAENRRARYDYHIEERHEAGMVLDGWEIKAIRAGQVQLTDGYVVIKNGELFLIGCRINALRSASTHVVPEPDRTKKLLMHKQEIRRLVGKVEQRGFTLVPLNLHYKGGRVKVEIALAKGKAQHDKRDDQKDKDWKREQGRLMRQRVGTST
- a CDS encoding type II toxin-antitoxin system RatA family toxin, which produces MKHVKKSVLLWYSASEMYALVTQVEAYPAFLPWCERADLLSQDAQGPTVRLHLQFAGLRHAFTTRNIHVADQRVDMKLVDGPFSLLDGQWRFAPLGAEGQPPACKVEFELTYAFANRAFESVLSPVFDKVANTFVDSFVRRAEQVYGER
- a CDS encoding RnfH family protein, with translation MSAEPAVPVGGEIGVLLVHAAAPHDVWRLALRLPAGATVADALRASGWAGRLGADGLLALALSVWNRAAPLDAPLRDGDRIELSRGLTVDPKEARRLRYRRDGLKRAQRRLKAG